In Atribacterota bacterium, the following proteins share a genomic window:
- a CDS encoding molybdopterin-dependent oxidoreductase, producing MSIIVGGREREKNTYFWILILVVVASLGVSEAKERVKLAPDTPDTEIIFMNPAEVDSSLLPLDSIKNLHTTGIPPENLDIGSWRLEISGVKAQSPLSLSYEELLALPMVKKKVLLICPGFFADYAEWEGVPLRTLLERAQVEEYRRIRLVGIDGYEVFFTQRELEEEKLDLLFLALRVNGEALPLEHGFPVRLVAEDFYGSRWVKWLKEIVVE from the coding sequence TTGTCAATTATTGTGGGAGGTAGAGAACGTGAAAAAAATACCTACTTTTGGATTCTCATTTTGGTTGTGGTGGCGTCCTTAGGGGTATCCGAGGCGAAGGAACGGGTGAAACTCGCTCCTGATACCCCGGATACCGAAATCATTTTCATGAACCCGGCGGAAGTGGACTCTTCGCTTTTACCCCTTGATTCCATTAAGAATTTGCACACCACCGGTATTCCTCCTGAAAATCTCGATATTGGAAGCTGGCGTCTTGAGATTTCTGGAGTAAAGGCGCAAAGCCCCCTCTCCCTTTCCTACGAAGAACTCCTGGCTCTTCCCATGGTCAAAAAGAAAGTACTCCTCATCTGCCCCGGTTTTTTCGCCGACTATGCTGAGTGGGAAGGGGTGCCGCTGCGAACTCTTCTTGAGAGAGCTCAGGTCGAGGAATACCGACGAATTCGCCTTGTTGGCATTGATGGGTACGAAGTGTTTTTTACCCAACGAGAACTGGAGGAAGAAAAGCTCGACCTCCTTTTTCTTGCTCTGCGGGTGAATGGGGAAGCACTTCCCCTTGAGCACGGTTTTCCCGTACGTCTAGTGGCCGAGGATTTTTACGGTAGTCGCTGGGTGAAATGGTTAAAGGAAATCGTGGTGGAATAG
- a CDS encoding ABC transporter permease: protein MRRIVGQIVENRMLFLLVLLLILFIVFSFGVPGFFTFYNLTNMTQYGVELGLLAMAEMLVILSGGGGIDLSVGSMLTLVAMVIGVLIGRAGLNPSLSILVGLLTGVGMGYVNGVLVSYLRILPLIVTLASLYIYKSLALIVAVDPRFGPNPMPVSNFPETFYFVGQYRLGGIPFQVLFIFIPVILILWFLLEKHAFGRYLYGVGNNETAAFFSGINVRRTRLTVYTLAGFLAALSGWIITSRIASARPDVGLGYEMQAITIAVLGGVNIKGGEGTIGGVIMGVAIITLLYNGMQLAGIHQIWQLGSLGVVLVGSVLLNQMLLARRKF from the coding sequence ATGAGACGCATTGTGGGGCAGATCGTGGAAAATCGGATGCTCTTTCTCCTGGTGCTTCTGCTCATTCTTTTCATCGTCTTTTCTTTTGGTGTTCCAGGGTTTTTCACCTTCTACAACCTCACCAACATGACCCAGTATGGAGTTGAATTAGGACTTTTAGCCATGGCTGAGATGCTGGTGATTCTCTCCGGCGGTGGAGGTATCGACCTCTCCGTGGGATCCATGCTCACCCTGGTGGCTATGGTGATCGGGGTACTCATTGGACGAGCGGGTCTCAACCCTTCTCTTTCCATTCTGGTGGGACTTCTTACCGGGGTGGGGATGGGATACGTGAATGGGGTTTTAGTGAGTTATCTCCGAATTCTTCCCCTCATCGTCACCTTGGCTTCACTCTACATCTACAAATCCTTAGCTCTGATTGTGGCTGTAGACCCCCGCTTTGGACCGAACCCCATGCCGGTGTCCAATTTCCCGGAGACCTTCTATTTCGTGGGCCAGTACAGGTTGGGTGGAATTCCCTTCCAGGTGCTCTTTATTTTTATCCCGGTCATTCTCATTCTCTGGTTTCTACTGGAAAAGCATGCCTTTGGACGATATCTCTATGGGGTAGGCAACAATGAAACCGCGGCCTTCTTTTCGGGTATCAATGTGCGTCGTACCCGCCTTACGGTGTATACCCTGGCTGGGTTTTTGGCGGCTCTTTCTGGATGGATCATCACTTCTCGGATTGCCAGTGCTCGACCGGATGTGGGACTGGGCTATGAAATGCAGGCCATTACCATCGCAGTCTTAGGTGGAGTGAACATCAAGGGCGGCGAAGGTACCATTGGAGGGGTCATCATGGGAGTGGCCATCATCACCCTCCTTTACAATGGCATGCAGCTGGCTGGTATTCACCAAATCTGGCAACTTGGCTCTCTGGGAGTGGTGCTGGTGGGAAGTGTGCTTTTAAACCAGATGCTTTTGGCTCGCAGGAAATTTTAA
- a CDS encoding ABC transporter permease, whose product MKRRTLLRKREFTVFGLIVVLAVVFSLTTERFLSVSNLTNLLLQLAGTAIAAIGMTMIIITGGIDVSIGSMLGMSSVVAGKLLMGSAPVFSVVLAAMGVGLLMGLVNGFLIAYGKIPPIIVTLGMLNIIRSLLFQLLGGRWVSGIPPAIRVIGLGKWLGIPISMWITVILIVFFSYFLNSRSLGRAIYALGNNPEAARVSGVNLAKTTLFVYTVTGILVGFAGLIYVARTGIVQTNTGTGFELEVIAAVVLGGTSILGGKGTVIGSLLGAFLVGIIKNGMVLLNVPALSEGLVIGALILVSVVIDVVRARGERL is encoded by the coding sequence ATGAAGCGAAGAACTCTTCTTCGAAAAAGGGAATTTACGGTTTTCGGATTGATCGTGGTTCTGGCGGTGGTCTTTTCCCTCACTACGGAACGGTTCCTCTCGGTGAGTAACCTCACCAATCTTCTCCTTCAGCTTGCTGGCACTGCTATTGCGGCCATTGGTATGACCATGATCATCATCACCGGAGGGATTGACGTTTCCATAGGATCAATGCTGGGAATGTCCTCGGTAGTGGCCGGAAAGCTACTTATGGGAAGTGCTCCAGTGTTTTCTGTAGTCCTGGCCGCCATGGGAGTGGGACTTTTGATGGGACTGGTCAATGGCTTCCTCATTGCCTATGGGAAAATACCCCCGATCATCGTCACCCTGGGAATGCTCAACATCATCCGTAGCCTCCTTTTCCAGCTTTTGGGGGGGCGGTGGGTTTCAGGAATTCCTCCAGCGATTCGGGTGATTGGGTTAGGAAAGTGGCTTGGTATACCCATTTCCATGTGGATTACGGTCATTCTCATCGTTTTCTTTAGCTATTTTCTGAATTCCCGTTCTTTAGGGAGGGCCATTTACGCGCTGGGTAATAACCCCGAAGCCGCTCGAGTCTCAGGGGTGAATCTGGCTAAAACCACTCTCTTCGTCTACACCGTTACCGGAATCCTGGTGGGTTTTGCTGGACTCATCTACGTGGCTCGTACCGGGATTGTCCAGACCAACACCGGAACCGGATTTGAGCTGGAAGTCATCGCTGCCGTGGTCCTGGGGGGAACGAGCATCTTAGGTGGGAAAGGAACCGTGATTGGAAGCCTCCTGGGAGCTTTCCTCGTAGGAATCATCAAAAACGGAATGGTCCTTCTCAACGTTCCGGCTTTAAGCGAGGGTCTGGTGATTGGAGCCCTTATTCTTGTTTCGGTAGTTATCGACGTCGTCCGCGCAAGGGGAGAACGGCTATGA
- a CDS encoding sugar ABC transporter ATP-binding protein: protein METILDVRSIVKSFGGVHALKGVDFSLRPGEVHALVGENGAGKSTLIKIISGALQPDRGEIHYLEKSVVIDSPRKAQEMGIATVYQEPLVYNELSAMENIFLGREIRRPWGSIDWKAEEEKARALFSSLDLPYHFLKEPMGELSVGLQQLVLIAKALAYESRVIIFDEPTAILTEHETERLFEIIRKLRERGVGIIYISHRLEEIFRIADRVTIMRDGEIRGTFSIGEVNRDRIVELMAGKLLVETIERKQKRGDTPVLLVENLTRKGRFYDISFEVFPGEILGFFGLVGSGRTDVAQTIFGIGSPDNGKVVFDGKTVQFTSPEEAMRSGIAYLPEDRKIQGLFPILSVGYNISITFLKELLGGLGVVNTKEEQKRGERYVHDLNIKTPNLWTKVYSLSGGNQQKVVIAKWLGTTPKVLFLDEPTRGVDVASKSEIHNLVAHLADQGLGVVIISSELPEILKLSDRVVVMHEGRITGIFERDEASSETIIRAATGERMVGVRTR, encoded by the coding sequence ATGGAAACCATTTTAGATGTACGAAGTATCGTCAAATCATTCGGCGGTGTGCATGCCCTAAAGGGAGTTGATTTTTCGCTTCGTCCGGGAGAAGTCCATGCCCTGGTGGGAGAGAATGGAGCAGGAAAGTCCACCCTGATTAAAATCATCTCTGGAGCCTTGCAGCCAGACCGGGGAGAAATTCACTATCTGGAAAAATCGGTAGTCATCGACTCTCCCCGCAAAGCTCAGGAGATGGGCATTGCCACGGTCTACCAGGAACCCCTGGTATACAACGAACTCTCGGCCATGGAAAACATTTTTCTGGGAAGGGAAATTCGTCGTCCTTGGGGGAGCATTGACTGGAAAGCCGAGGAAGAAAAGGCCCGGGCACTTTTTTCCTCGTTAGATTTACCCTACCACTTTCTGAAAGAACCCATGGGGGAACTGAGCGTGGGTTTGCAACAGCTGGTCCTCATCGCCAAGGCTTTGGCTTATGAGTCCAGGGTAATCATTTTCGATGAACCCACCGCCATTCTCACCGAGCATGAGACTGAACGCCTTTTTGAGATCATCAGGAAATTGCGGGAACGGGGAGTGGGTATCATTTACATCAGCCATCGGCTGGAAGAAATTTTCCGCATTGCCGATCGGGTAACGATCATGCGTGATGGAGAAATTCGGGGAACGTTCTCCATTGGAGAAGTGAACCGGGATCGGATTGTGGAGCTCATGGCCGGGAAGTTACTGGTGGAAACCATTGAACGGAAACAAAAGCGAGGTGACACACCGGTTCTCCTCGTCGAAAACCTTACCAGAAAAGGGCGGTTTTATGACATTTCTTTTGAGGTTTTTCCCGGGGAAATCCTGGGATTCTTTGGTCTGGTGGGTTCGGGAAGAACCGACGTAGCCCAGACCATCTTTGGCATTGGATCCCCTGATAACGGAAAGGTGGTTTTTGACGGAAAAACGGTACAGTTTACCTCTCCGGAAGAGGCCATGCGGAGTGGCATTGCCTACCTGCCCGAAGACCGCAAAATCCAGGGACTTTTCCCCATCCTCTCGGTGGGGTACAACATTTCCATCACTTTCTTGAAAGAGCTTTTGGGTGGTCTGGGTGTGGTGAATACAAAAGAAGAGCAAAAACGAGGAGAACGCTACGTTCATGACCTCAACATCAAAACCCCCAACTTGTGGACCAAGGTGTACAGCTTAAGCGGGGGAAACCAGCAAAAAGTGGTCATTGCCAAATGGCTGGGAACCACCCCCAAAGTCCTTTTCCTGGATGAACCCACCAGGGGGGTGGATGTGGCCTCAAAATCGGAAATCCACAACCTCGTTGCTCACTTAGCTGACCAAGGGCTGGGAGTGGTCATCATCTCCTCAGAGCTTCCCGAAATTCTGAAACTTTCCGACCGGGTGGTGGTGATGCACGAAGGACGGATCACCGGAATTTTCGAACGAGACGAAGCCAGCTCCGAGACGATTATCCGGGCAGCAACCGGGGAACGAATGGTGGGAGTACGAACCCGATGA
- a CDS encoding autoinducer 2 ABC transporter substrate-binding protein has protein sequence MKKYGVLVLLVVFTVLFLSSVAFAKYKIAFVPKLIGIPYFNAMEEGGKKAAADLDVEFIYTGPVTADVAKQIEIVDNLITQGVDAIAVAPNDPAAIAPVLKKAKEKGILAMTSDTDGDFRDLFVNQALQDEIGYTIMDELAKAMGEEGEFAIVSCGPTAWNLNTWILYELQRLANYPKMKLVTIRYAEEDVQQAINVMLDLINAFPNLKGVIGQCSTSAPGVAEAIEQAGKSGQIVSTGLSVPSMMAKYVKSGTVKSFVLWNPVDLGYLTVWAAKYLLDGNQFEDGKEYDVPGISTKPRYIAKDKMLVLGPPKVFDVSNIEEFEKLF, from the coding sequence ATGAAAAAGTACGGCGTGTTGGTTCTCCTGGTGGTTTTTACGGTACTGTTCCTCTCTTCGGTAGCCTTCGCCAAATATAAGATTGCCTTTGTGCCGAAGCTCATTGGAATCCCCTACTTCAACGCCATGGAAGAGGGTGGGAAGAAAGCCGCCGCGGATCTCGATGTGGAATTCATTTACACGGGACCGGTTACTGCAGATGTGGCCAAACAGATTGAAATTGTCGATAACCTCATTACCCAGGGCGTCGATGCCATCGCCGTGGCTCCCAACGACCCAGCTGCAATTGCTCCAGTACTCAAGAAGGCCAAGGAAAAAGGAATTTTAGCGATGACCAGTGACACCGACGGTGACTTCCGGGACCTCTTTGTCAACCAGGCACTGCAGGATGAAATCGGCTACACCATTATGGATGAACTGGCCAAAGCGATGGGCGAAGAAGGCGAATTTGCCATTGTGTCTTGTGGACCGACGGCCTGGAACCTGAACACCTGGATTCTCTATGAGTTGCAGAGGTTAGCCAACTACCCCAAGATGAAGCTGGTGACCATCCGCTACGCCGAAGAGGACGTGCAGCAGGCCATCAACGTGATGCTTGACCTCATCAATGCCTTCCCCAACCTAAAGGGCGTTATCGGGCAGTGCAGCACCTCTGCTCCGGGTGTGGCAGAAGCCATTGAGCAGGCCGGAAAGAGCGGGCAAATTGTGTCTACTGGACTTTCTGTGCCATCCATGATGGCCAAATACGTGAAGAGTGGTACCGTCAAGAGTTTCGTCCTTTGGAACCCGGTGGACCTGGGGTATCTGACCGTCTGGGCGGCGAAGTATCTTCTGGATGGGAACCAGTTCGAAGATGGAAAAGAGTACGATGTACCCGGTATCAGCACCAAGCCCAGGTACATTGCCAAAGACAAGATGCTGGTGCTTGGGCCACCCAAGGTGTTTGATGTCTCCAACATTGAAGAGTTTGAGAAACTCTTCTAA
- a CDS encoding alkaline phosphatase — translation MFGKMRYFLVTTVILTMVFVSQAAFAAGVKYLFFFVGDGMSIPAIQATEFYLHDLKSDTPGREPISFTKFPVVGLTSTFDAGRYITDSASAMTALMSGRKTVDGVINMDPGKTEKFTTLAEEAKAAGMKIGNLSTVSLDHATPAGLYAHNPSRNNYYEIALELSESGFDYFAGGGFRQPTGKEKDKENIFDILAKKGYTVIRNRSDFEKLTPPKDKVIVINPVLDSEAAMPYAIDRSAEQFALAELVRKGIELLDNPKGFFMMVEGGKIDWACHANDIRSVIGDILDFEQAVAEAVKFYEKHPEETLIVVTADHGNGGLSLGYALTGYNLYLELIENQKVSYEVFEGKVKEYAQNTPKDQQSLKSFWPTIQENFGFLWLTPEEKSQLEEKVKNGDKEAAKTLAMVLTEYEMARLEKAFAASMSEEPPKGDEAKVLYGGYDPLTVTLTHIMGQKAGISWTTYSHTAEPTAVFALGKHSELFDGWYDNTELYTKMKQALGLGAAVTQSQY, via the coding sequence ATGTTTGGAAAAATGCGGTATTTTCTAGTAACAACGGTCATTTTGACCATGGTCTTCGTCAGTCAAGCTGCCTTTGCAGCCGGAGTGAAGTACCTGTTCTTCTTCGTCGGTGATGGCATGAGCATTCCTGCAATCCAAGCGACCGAATTCTACCTCCACGACTTAAAGAGCGATACCCCGGGAAGAGAACCTATTTCCTTCACCAAATTCCCGGTAGTGGGCCTCACCAGCACCTTCGACGCTGGCCGTTACATCACCGACTCAGCATCGGCAATGACGGCTTTAATGAGTGGAAGAAAAACTGTGGACGGAGTCATCAACATGGATCCAGGTAAAACTGAAAAGTTCACCACCCTCGCTGAAGAAGCCAAAGCAGCAGGCATGAAAATTGGAAACTTAAGCACCGTTTCCCTGGACCACGCTACTCCGGCAGGATTATACGCCCACAATCCTTCCCGAAATAATTACTACGAAATCGCCCTGGAACTCAGCGAAAGTGGATTCGACTACTTTGCTGGCGGTGGATTCCGCCAACCCACCGGAAAAGAAAAAGATAAGGAGAACATCTTTGACATTTTGGCTAAAAAGGGATACACCGTAATCCGGAATCGCAGCGATTTTGAAAAGCTCACCCCTCCAAAAGACAAAGTGATCGTCATCAATCCAGTACTCGATTCCGAAGCTGCCATGCCCTATGCCATCGACCGAAGTGCAGAACAATTTGCCTTGGCTGAACTCGTGCGCAAAGGGATTGAACTCCTCGATAACCCCAAAGGGTTCTTCATGATGGTGGAAGGTGGAAAGATTGACTGGGCCTGCCATGCCAACGACATCCGCAGTGTCATCGGAGACATCCTCGACTTTGAACAGGCAGTCGCCGAAGCAGTGAAATTTTATGAAAAACACCCTGAAGAAACGCTCATCGTGGTTACTGCTGACCATGGAAATGGCGGTTTAAGCTTGGGGTATGCCCTGACCGGATATAACCTCTACCTGGAGCTGATTGAAAACCAGAAAGTCTCCTACGAAGTCTTTGAAGGAAAGGTGAAAGAATACGCCCAAAACACCCCCAAGGATCAACAAAGTCTCAAGAGTTTCTGGCCCACAATCCAGGAAAACTTTGGCTTTCTGTGGCTTACCCCTGAGGAAAAAAGCCAACTTGAGGAAAAGGTCAAAAATGGCGATAAAGAAGCTGCCAAAACCCTGGCCATGGTTCTCACCGAATACGAGATGGCCCGTTTAGAAAAAGCCTTCGCCGCCAGCATGAGCGAAGAACCCCCAAAAGGTGACGAAGCCAAGGTCCTCTATGGCGGTTACGACCCCCTTACAGTCACCCTCACCCACATCATGGGTCAAAAGGCAGGAATAAGTTGGACCACTTACTCCCATACTGCTGAACCGACTGCAGTCTTTGCCCTGGGAAAACACAGCGAACTCTTTGACGGCTGGTACGATAATACCGAACTCTACACCAAAATGAAACAGGCGCTGGGTCTTGGTGCTGCAGTAACTCAGTCCCAGTATTAA
- a CDS encoding metallophosphoesterase, producing MVRKFWLFLVVTVLVLVLAGSTLCWAFQEVKFAVISDPHLSYPAANTKDNVKMEDSSVVLFKEAIDQVNAIPDLDFVLLAGDLTKDAEPWNIDLLREMVEEIRVPAYAILGNHEVSPIPPKDKEPALATLTGSSKYNVVFALQGYGFEGAQSYWTAEPVPGVFLIGLDTSKVGSWGGKVSRAQLQWLEKQLFANQDKLTIVLGHHLLVPFREEEKKPEWKNFYLDNADEVIALFEKYPQVSFYLSGHRHVSTIPVEKNGIWYVENASTLTYPMSYTVYTLTPKTLSYEVVRLTATPEIWEISRKTMLEDAWWKPSSDATPEQVQAYYEANEFVKYSMPVRFQK from the coding sequence ATGGTGCGGAAGTTCTGGTTGTTTCTCGTGGTAACGGTCTTGGTGCTGGTGCTTGCAGGAAGCACATTATGCTGGGCTTTCCAGGAAGTGAAGTTTGCCGTCATTTCCGACCCACATTTGAGCTATCCAGCAGCCAACACCAAGGACAACGTGAAAATGGAAGATTCCTCGGTAGTCCTCTTCAAAGAAGCCATCGACCAAGTCAATGCCATTCCCGACCTTGACTTTGTGCTTCTGGCCGGTGACCTCACCAAAGATGCTGAACCCTGGAACATCGACCTTTTACGAGAAATGGTGGAAGAAATCCGGGTCCCGGCGTATGCGATCCTCGGAAATCACGAAGTGAGCCCTATCCCACCCAAAGACAAAGAACCAGCACTGGCGACTCTGACGGGAAGTTCCAAATACAACGTGGTTTTTGCCTTACAGGGGTATGGCTTTGAAGGAGCGCAGAGTTACTGGACTGCGGAACCCGTGCCGGGAGTATTCCTCATTGGCCTTGATACCAGCAAAGTGGGAAGCTGGGGTGGTAAGGTTTCTCGGGCCCAGCTCCAGTGGTTAGAAAAACAACTCTTTGCCAATCAGGATAAACTCACCATCGTGCTTGGACATCATTTACTCGTTCCTTTCCGGGAAGAAGAAAAGAAACCTGAATGGAAAAACTTCTATCTCGACAATGCCGACGAAGTGATCGCCCTCTTCGAGAAATACCCCCAGGTCTCCTTCTACCTCTCAGGGCACCGGCACGTGAGCACGATACCGGTAGAAAAGAACGGTATCTGGTACGTGGAAAATGCCTCTACTCTCACCTATCCCATGTCCTACACCGTATACACCCTTACCCCAAAAACACTCTCCTACGAAGTGGTTCGCCTTACAGCTACTCCAGAAATCTGGGAAATCAGTCGAAAAACCATGCTGGAAGACGCCTGGTGGAAACCCAGTAGCGACGCTACACCAGAACAGGTCCAGGCCTACTACGAAGCCAATGAATTTGTGAAGTATTCCATGCCGGTTCGATTTCAAAAATAA